DNA from Eucalyptus grandis isolate ANBG69807.140 chromosome 5, ASM1654582v1, whole genome shotgun sequence:
AATGTAATTAGTTATCTTTAATACAAATTCATGAAATGAGAGAGAAGCGAAAGTTAAAAACTATTTGAAACTAATTATAGTGTTTTCTTCTACTTCCACTGACAAGAGGAATTATCTCGATATTATGTTATGATTGGATCAGTTAATAGAATTAATTGTTAGGTAACTGTCTCCAAGCGATTGCATAAAAAGTAAACTACTCATGTTCCAAATAATTTCTGTCAATAAGTTTTATGTACCAATTACCAGCATCATTGTTAGTTCAACATGGAGATGCTGCATTATTGGAGTTGGGCTAAGCTGAACATGGAAAAATTTCTTGACTTGAGCAAAAGACCCAAAATTCTATTTCCTTGATAGGTGCTtcagttattttattttagcatcaagcttttgaTAGATATTAGCCTCACGATATCTTTTTACACTGACTTCAAACTAATTTCCACATTTGCTTCTAGTAGAAGCTAGCCTTCTTTTTTGCATTGAGAATTTGCACGACCCTTTGTGGTTGAACTCCGCTTTGACAGCAGTTCTTACTATTTTATGTCTTATGtaacaaatggagccttataAGGCGTGCGTGTACAGAGAACAAATAAATATGTGGAATGCCTCTTTTGATAATCAGGAAATGGAGGAGTCATCAGGATGTGATTACGAAGTGTTTTTGAGCTTTAGAGGACCAGATACTCGTACGGACATTGCTGATTACCTTTACGTCAGCATGGTTGATGCTGGAATTCGGGCATATAGGGATTATGAAGAGCTCCATACCGGGGAAGAGATAGGCGACCAGCTTTTCCAAGCAATTCGGCAGTCAAAGATCTCAATACCAATCTTTTCTACAGGATATGCTGATAGTCCATGGTGCCTTAGAGAGTTGGTCGAGATGGTGGAGAGCAAGAACACAAGGGGACAAAAGATCATGCCCATTTTCTACAATGTCGCACCATCTGAGGTCAAATACCAGAATGAGCACTACGGCAACGCCATTGTTTCTCATTTAAACAAGAAGCGGTTCGATGATGAGACTATCAACAACTAGAAGGCTGCTCTTAAAAAGGTTGGAGAActaaagggatgggatctccaTAGCATGCTAAACAGGTATCTAATTATATCACATACGAACTGTTTGTTCCAGATGCATTATTTTGCTCAACTAAACCTCATGTCTTGATGTTGTTTCCTGCAATACTATCAGAGGCAAAGGTGAATTTGTGAAAGAAGTTGTCAATGATGTTTTGACTGAGTTGAAAACTGCTTATTTGGAAGTATCCGATTGCTTTGTCGAAGTAGACAATCATGTGGATAAAATCATGAGCATGATAGGTGCACATAGCCATGAAACAAAGATTGTTGGAATCCATGGTATGGGTGGTGTGGgaaagacaactcttgccaaaaTAGTGTACAATCAACTTTCTAATGATTTTGTTGATTATTGCTTCCTTTGTGACATTCGAAAAACAAAGATTACACGCTTGTAGAATCAGCTCTTATCAGACATCCTTAAAAAGAAATGGCTTGATATCAACAATGTCatggaagggaaaaaggagatAAAAGAAAGGTTACGCTCTAAAAAAGTGCTTCTTCTACttgatgatgctgatgatgCAAGTCAACTTGATGCGCTCGTGCAGAAGCATGAGTGGTTTGGCAAGGGAAGCAAGATTATCATTACAACTAGAGATCGAGGAATTCTCAATGTTGATGAGACTTACGAACTTACTGGCATGGATTTTGATCATTCTCTCAAACTTTTTAGCAAACATGCATTTAGAAGAGATTATCCCCTAGAGCAATACATTTGTCACTCTGAAAGGGCAGTAAATATGTGTTACggtcttcctttagctcttgaggTAATAGGTTCTCTTTTATCTGGAAAAAGCGAAGAGGAGTGGGATGCCACATTAAAGGAGCTAGAAGAAtctcctcaagagaatgttaGAAAGAAGTTAATGATCAGCATTGAGGCCTTAAatgaaaaccaaagaaaaatatttcgatgttgcttgttttttcattggGTATGATAAAAGAATTATGATTCACTTGTGGGAAAGTTGTAAGTTTCTTCCTCATCAATCTCTTGGAATCCTCAAGCAAAGATCTTTGATAAAGATTAGAGATGATAACCTACTGTGGATGCATGATTGGTTAAGAGATATTGGAAGAACTTTTATAGAAGAAGGAAGTGGTATGAAACCAGAGAACCAGCAATGGGTGTGGACTCATGAGCAAGCATTGGATGTTTTAGAGAAAATACAGGTAAATCGTACAGCTTCATTCCTTTAAAAGAAGATTGGTCACCAATatatttgttttggttttcGTTTCTAAAGAATCGATTTATTATTCCAGTGTACTTACAAATGTGGTTTATCAATCGTTTTTGATGTTAGGAGAAGATTTAATTGTTTTCCCTTGAAGGATATCAACGTTGTACATCATGGTTTTTTTTCTAActtatgttttctatttttattttggcagaATGGAGGTGGTTTTCATAGAAATGAAAGCATTAAAGCAATATGTCTTGAGTTCGATGAACAATCTCGATATCCCTTCATCAAAGAATTCTTAGCTAGCctttcaaatctaaggttccTTCGAGTAGACAAAAAGTCCATATCTCAAGTGGATAGTAAAGACTTCAATAGAGACTCGATGTCCATCCTTACTCAAGCTGATCCTTTCCAATACTACCAGAATTCAAACCGATGTATCCTTTCAGAATTGAGATGGCTTTCATGGAATTCTCTTCCTATGGATTATGAGCTGACCACTTTCTCCTCGAGGAAGCTAGTAATCCTTGATTTATTAAGGAGTAACATCACAGAAGAATGGAATGGATGGAGTCTCATAAAGGTATCATTTTTCGGATAAAATCAATGTGTGTTTTGTTGTATGTTATCTTAATTTTACCTGAAGGGAAATAGTTTGTCTTCTTTTCAGCATGCTAGGAATTTGAAGGTCCTAAATCTAACTGGATGCCAAGAATTGCGTGAAACTCCAGACTTGTCTTCTAATGTGAATTTAGTACAACTGATTCTCAAAGGATGTAGGAGTTTGGTTCGAATCCATCCATCCATTAGTCACCTTAAGAGGTTAGTCATCTTAAACTTGAAGGATTGTTATCATCTCCACATGCTACCTAATGAGATGGAGGAGCTAGAATCTTTAGAGCAACTTCTTTTGGACTCTACATCTATAGAAGAGATCCCTGAATGGAGAAAGGCGAAGAAACTGAAAATTCTCAGCTTGGTTGAATGTAAATCActaaaaaagttcaattttgtTGGTTGTGCAATAGTGGGAGTGGATAGCCTTTTCACTCGACTACCTAAGTTGATTGAAAACTTCAATTCACTAACTGAGTTGGATCTAAGGAGTTCAACAATTCAGGAGTTGCCCGATTCAATTGGAAACATGAAGAATTTAAGAGTATTAAAGATGCACGATAGCTCCATAAGAAAACTACCCAATGCCATTGGAATGTTGGAGAAGCTCAAAGAGTTACAGGTAGGGGCATTTACAAAACTGAGAGGAGAGATTCTTGATAATATTGGGAAGCTACGAGTTTTGAAAAGTTTGCGGGTGAATATCTGTGGAATTTCAGTGGCACCACAACTTCCAAAAAGTTTAATAGTTCTATGTTTTATTTCGACTTCAATAAAGATGTTGCCACTCTCGAACCTATTAAACTTGAGAATATTGAATGTGTGTTCTCCAAGTATAACCACCCTATCGCCCAATATCAGTTTTCTTTCTCAGCTAAAGGAACTCATTCTCCACTGCAAGAATTTGCAATGCCTACCTAGGCTTCCAACAAATCTGTCATTTTTATGGATAAGGGAGAATAACAAGTGGAAAACTACAAATGATCTCTCGTATTTGAAATCATTACAGAAGTTGTTAGTTTGGGATTGTCCCAGGCTAACGAAGATTCGAGACCTTGAAGGTTTGCAGAATTTGAAAGAATTAGAGCTCAAGGGACTTCCATCATTGGCAAAGTTGCCTCATCTGACTAACTTGAAGGAGCTCGAGAAGATTCATCTAGAGGATTGTCCTAAGCTTTTTAAGTTTTGGTGTAGTCTAGACTCAGTGGAGTTCGTTGATAACCTCAATTTGAATATGCTGCTTGCTTCATCGGGCTCCAAACATCTACATATTCAACTTCAACAAAAGGAGTATGATCCGATTACACTTTGCACACGCTGTAGGCCTTTGGATCGTTGACGTTTTCTTTTCACTATTTTGCATCACGTATGTATTAAGGCCCTTGATAAGTGCCGTCTCTCCGACTTTATGATGTGATTTTGGTTACTCAAAAATAAATCAGTCATGCTTCGTAGCAAAATGAACGAGAATCTTCTGCTAATATAAATCGATATGGATAAAATATCGTCTTTTCGGAAGACTATAAGAAGGTATTGGGCCGGAACTCGGCTTCCTTCTTTGCTCATAAGGACTAGTAATCTTTTGACGAATAAGATAACTTCTGTTTGGTTTTTCTTATCTGGCAATCCAATcttattcaaatttgatttattttgtctttcACCGATTCGACTTGCCGACATTTGATTGTGTCCCTATTTCCTATTCTTCAAGTACGCTTGCTAAAGTCAAAGAATTAAATGATTATCGGGTTACgattttcttttacgaaaaaaaaaaaagatttgatcaCTAAAGCTTGATATAATAGCTTATTTAAATAGGCTATTGcagcctctcttttttttttggtggtaagtgattatttaaaactaagcatttatcattattcttttcattatttaaagCTATTGCCTAGCGGATAACCTGGTTCTTCAATTTACTTTTGGTCAATCGACTAATTAAATTCTGTACTTTTTACTCAAGTTGTTCCTTccgtaaaaaagaaaatggaaatgtcGACATGGACTCACGCATTAACATTGTGTTAGAGCTAATTGAAGGATCGGACTACGTCCAGTCGCCTCACGCGCCTCCAAGCCAGAATCCTTGGGGGCTTGATGCACCcaaaagaacaacaaacaagATCCTACCGTGGGTTCAGCTCGGGAAGAGGGGTAACGTCGGTGGGTCATCGGCCGGGTTTCAAGTATATTTGTTGATGGAGAACTGCCTACGTGGAAGTATCTGATTGCTTTGTCAAAGTAGACAATGATGTGGATGAAATCATAAGGATGATAGGTCCACAAAACAATGAAACAAAGATTGTTGGAATTCACGGTATTGGTGGCGTGGgaaagacaactcttgccaTATTTGTGTACAATCAACTTTCTGaagattttgttgataattgttGCATCCTTTATGACATGTGAACACAAAACATTACAGACTTGCAGAAACAGCTCATATAAAAAATCCTTAAGATGAAATCGCTTGATATCAACAATGTCATGGAAGGGAAAGAGGTGATCAAGAGAAGGTTATGCTCTAAAAGAGTGCTTCTTCTACTTGATGATGTTAATGATGCAAGTCAACTTGATGCGCTCATGCAGAAGCGTGAGTGGTTTGGTAAGGGA
Protein-coding regions in this window:
- the LOC104444563 gene encoding disease resistance protein RPV1-like, with translation MEPYKASVYKEQINMWNVSSDYEVFLSFRGPDTRLDIADYLYVSMIDAGIRAYRDDEELQASEFVKEVVNDVLTELKTAYLEVSDCFVEVDNHVDEIMRMIGAHSCETKIVGIHGMGGVGKTTLAKIVYNQLSNDFLDYCFLCDIRKTEITHLQNQLLSNILKKKWSDINNVMEGKKEIKERLRSKKVLLLLDDASQIDALVLKHEWFSKGSKIIITTKDRGILNVDETYELTGMDFDHSLKLFSKHAFRRDYPLEQYISHSEMTVNMCNGLPLALEIIGSLLSGKSEEEWDATLNELEESPQENVRKKLMISIEALNENQRRIFLDVACFFIGYDKRIVIHLWESCKFLPHQSLGILQQRSLIKITNNNQPWMHDWLRDIGRTFIEEGSGMKPENQQWVWTHEQALDVLEKMQNGGGFHRNESIKAICLEFDEQSRYPFIKEFLASLSNLRFLRVDKKSISQVDSKDFNRDSMSILTQADPFQYYQNSNRCILSELRWLSWNSLPMDYELTTFSSRKLVILDLLRSNITEEWNGWSLIKHARNLKVLNLTGCQELRETPDLSSNVNLVQLILKGCRSLVRIHPSISHLKRLVILNLKDCYHLHMLPNEMEELESLEQLLLDSTSIEEIPEWRKAKKLKILSLVECKSLKKFNFVGCAIVGVDSLFTRLPKLIENFNSLTELDLRSSTIQELPDSIGNMKNLRVLKMHDSSIRKLPNAIGMLEKLKELQVGAFTKLRGEILDNIGKLRVLKSLRVNICGISVAPQLPKSLIVLCFISTSIKMLPLSNLLNLRILNVCSPSITTLSPNISFLSQLKELILHCKNLQCLPRLPTNLSFLWIRENNKWKTTNDLSYLKSLQKLLVWDCPRLTKIRDLEGLQNLKELELKGLPSLAKLPHLTNLKELEKIHLEDCPKLFKFWCSLDSVEFVDNLNLNMLLASSGSKHLHIQLQQKEYDPITLCTRCRPLDR